The Brachyspira aalborgi genome has a segment encoding these proteins:
- the rsmI gene encoding 16S rRNA (cytidine(1402)-2'-O)-methyltransferase: MEIFNNNENNQIKKSAIYVVATPIGNMEDITIRALKTLNNVDFILAEDTRVAIKLLNFYKIKKPLYSYHSHSSENKINHYIENILKGNSAAIISDAGTPCISDPGVSIINKAIENNINIIPIGGISAFTTLLSVSGLSGNILFVGFLSNKSGRRRNQLKELYNKEKNIIIIYESVHRIKNCIEDIVNIFGENTDIIIGRELTKQFEQIIRDKAKKIIDFFSDNSIISKGEFCMIIDNRKSKECKSNAENNLCKESNYDN; the protein is encoded by the coding sequence ATGGAAATTTTTAATAATAATGAAAATAATCAAATTAAAAAGTCGGCTATTTATGTCGTGGCTACTCCAATAGGAAACATGGAAGATATAACAATTAGAGCGTTGAAAACTTTAAATAATGTAGACTTTATTTTAGCGGAAGATACGAGAGTGGCGATAAAATTGTTAAACTTTTATAAAATAAAAAAGCCTTTATATTCGTATCATAGTCATTCTTCTGAAAATAAAATAAATCATTATATAGAAAATATATTAAAAGGAAATTCCGCCGCTATAATAAGCGATGCTGGAACTCCTTGCATAAGCGACCCTGGAGTTAGCATAATAAATAAAGCTATAGAAAATAATATTAACATAATTCCCATTGGAGGAATATCCGCTTTTACAACCTTACTTTCAGTTTCTGGTTTATCTGGCAATATTTTATTTGTAGGTTTTCTTTCAAATAAAAGCGGTAGAAGAAGAAATCAATTAAAAGAACTTTATAATAAAGAAAAAAATATTATAATAATATACGAATCGGTTCATAGAATAAAAAATTGTATAGAAGATATAGTTAACATATTTGGGGAAAATACGGATATTATTATTGGTAGAGAACTTACAAAACAATTTGAGCAAATTATAAGAGATAAAGCTAAAAAGATTATTGATTTTTTTTCCGATAATAGTATAATAAGTAAAGGAGAATTTTGTATGATTATTGACAACAGAAAATCTAAAGAATGCAAATCTAATGCCGAAAATAATTTATGTAAGGAGTCAAACTATGACAATTGA
- a CDS encoding flagellar biosynthesis anti-sigma factor FlgM: MTIDKIGGAANIQQKSNVRQNEKVSNIGSDRIDISKESKLALQNEKLISIIKDAPDIREEKVAEAKKRLELYMQDGALREEVLNSLASSIIDSMPTEN, translated from the coding sequence ATGACAATTGACAAAATAGGCGGCGCAGCGAATATACAGCAAAAATCTAATGTTAGGCAAAATGAAAAAGTTTCTAACATAGGTTCTGATAGAATAGATATTTCTAAAGAATCTAAACTAGCTTTGCAAAACGAAAAACTTATATCTATAATAAAAGACGCTCCCGATATAAGAGAAGAAAAGGTTGCGGAAGCTAAAAAAAGACTTGAACTTTATATGCAAGACGGTGCTTTAAGAGAAGAAGTTTTAAATAGTTTGGCAAGTTCTATTATAGATTCTATGCCAACCGAAAATTAA
- a CDS encoding helix-turn-helix domain-containing protein, translating to MNNIFNYTLLILYLIAFIIGFSTIFYSVIYYIIERITWLKYYIVFLFLFGFLLLIRAIKLLSFLAIPLFLSNSIFNILYYFTLSVSMSLILYFIPAFLYRFLNLKWKVKENVLYLILSVIFFVLSILGIILNFNFYIVANIIFYLLILYLLILGFINYKNIKDKMMKLIVKILGLITISIYPIMVYQLITINKNSLDIGSIDITLVLFYIWWNLVMLGFLLWYFINIIKNKNMFVNESLNNNSNDLKNIENENNAIKKELKEEIINLTKREKQILSYLLSGKTNKEVALILDISLNTVNNHVANIYDKSGVKNRVELVNKFSK from the coding sequence ATGAATAATATATTTAACTACACACTTTTAATTTTATACCTTATCGCTTTTATAATAGGTTTTTCTACAATTTTTTATTCCGTTATTTATTACATTATAGAAAGAATTACTTGGCTTAAATATTATATAGTATTCTTGTTTTTATTTGGATTTCTTTTATTAATAAGAGCTATAAAGTTATTAAGTTTTTTAGCGATTCCTTTGTTTTTATCAAATAGCATATTTAATATATTATATTATTTTACTTTAAGCGTTTCCATGTCTTTAATATTATATTTCATACCCGCATTTTTATACAGATTTTTAAATCTTAAATGGAAAGTTAAAGAAAATGTTTTATATTTAATTTTATCGGTTATATTTTTTGTTTTAAGCATATTAGGAATTATTTTAAATTTCAATTTTTATATAGTTGCAAATATAATATTTTATCTTTTAATTTTATATTTGCTTATATTAGGATTTATTAATTATAAAAATATAAAAGATAAAATGATGAAGTTAATAGTTAAGATATTGGGATTAATTACTATATCTATATATCCTATTATGGTTTATCAATTAATTACCATAAATAAAAATTCTTTAGATATAGGTTCTATTGATATAACTTTAGTTTTATTTTATATATGGTGGAATTTAGTAATGCTTGGATTTTTGCTATGGTATTTTATCAATATAATTAAAAATAAAAATATGTTCGTTAATGAAAGTTTAAATAATAATTCAAACGATTTGAAAAATATTGAAAATGAAAATAATGCAATTAAAAAAGAATTAAAAGAGGAAATTATAAATTTAACTAAAAGAGAAAAACAAATACTTTCTTATTTACTTTCGGGCAAAACAAATAAAGAAGTAGCTTTAATATTAGATATATCTCTTAATACCGTTAATAATCATGTCGCTAATATATATGATAAATCTGGCGTTAAAAATAGAGTTGAACTTGTAAATAAATTTTCAAAATAA
- a CDS encoding histidine kinase → MKKVFYINDKLKSLLSNIIYEIQNYNSTIMKYTENIQNNIDNSNYIKDNKATILRQSFLIDKTMKLFYDFSDINSNNLILNKTSEDINKIIEGITKDFEDLLLSKRIKIKFNNNENEEVKYNYITLLDKSKIENSISNIFLFIYNMAKVNSFVEISYSSIDYNDEEFLFNNGLKNNLINNNLLIEIIFESQNIPEELELKLFKTPLLTYNENSFNNLYLYTAYNIIVKHSGDIWIDAIENRNKKKFNIILPINKNYE, encoded by the coding sequence ATGAAAAAAGTTTTTTATATAAATGATAAATTAAAATCGTTATTGTCTAATATTATATACGAAATTCAAAATTACAATTCCACTATAATGAAATATACGGAAAATATTCAAAATAATATTGATAATTCCAATTATATTAAAGATAATAAAGCGACTATATTGAGGCAATCATTTTTAATAGATAAAACTATGAAATTATTTTATGATTTTAGCGATATAAATTCAAATAATTTGATTCTTAATAAGACTTCCGAAGATATAAATAAAATTATTGAAGGAATAACAAAAGATTTTGAAGATTTACTTCTTTCAAAAAGAATTAAAATAAAATTTAATAATAATGAAAATGAAGAAGTAAAATATAATTATATAACTTTATTAGATAAATCAAAAATAGAAAATTCAATATCTAATATTTTTTTATTTATATATAATATGGCAAAGGTTAATAGTTTTGTTGAAATATCTTATAGTTCTATAGATTATAATGACGAAGAATTTTTATTTAATAACGGTTTAAAAAATAATTTAATAAATAATAATCTATTAATAGAAATAATTTTTGAATCTCAAAATATACCTGAAGAATTAGAATTAAAACTTTTTAAAACTCCTTTATTAACTTATAATGAAAATAGTTTTAATAATTTATATTTATATACCGCTTATAATATTATAGTTAAACATTCGGGAGATATATGGATAGACGCTATAGAAAATAGAAATAAAAAGAAATTTAATATAATTTTACCGATTAATAAAAATTATGAATAA
- a CDS encoding type ISP restriction/modification enzyme encodes MSENAIEKYYNEIKEAELNGMNNEQNIREYFYELLKNYTNSQNLKIERETKEFVFENGQKKNIFLDGRIKKENMVIGWVENKDAKDDLNKEIKNKKEKQYPLLNTIFENSKELVLFQDGKEVIRVNMSKSEELDKVLIKFVSFRPEEYKKFQDAFNNLKRILPDLAKDLREFFKEEKKINKKFKENLKEFTKKCQLSINNNITEELAIEMIIQHMLTRDIFVIFFQNANFHMNNIISKSISNILTHINQKSFEITEKIKSYTDCLSSYTKTITKDDKQDILKTFYSDFYKALNSKKADVQGIEYTPIQIVKFMVDASEELLYKHFNKKLSSRDVNILDPCSGTGIFMAEIINRINLKDLEYKYKNELFSNEIDIMPYYISNLNIENAYFERTNSYEIFENICFLDTLEFQTKLGNNALFGMEEFSEGNVKRAVRQYEKKINLIIGNPPYNANQKSENDNNKNKVYIDLDKRIKDTYVNLSSAQKTKQYDMYKRFIRWASDRIKSEDDGIIAFITNNAYLDSRQDDGFRKSVQKEFDYIYIIDLKGNARKRNKSEGGNVFNIQTGVAIMFLIKKGVSEKQNKISPLNQKKANIKYYNIGDFLSGDKKLMSLQQDISFFDFEDIIPDNKGQWLNQTNNDFYEHTALIDKNVKNQKVGKAIEQKAIFKLFSLGIATNRDDWAYDFDKEQLEKKIKYFLKIYNKNRNSFKGIDYLDENKNDNLDYSIKWSRDLKKDLASNREYKFNKSNIRKCLYRPFVYSNLYFDDGVIDVKGINNSIFPNESFDNISLILTAPEKLWKFANLVSIKLLDLHVFTPSGTINAPLYVYENGEKKLNITDYAIKEFQKKYKDKATAENIFAYCHAVLSSPKYQKEYEENLKIDYPRIPLYKNFDRFVELGKRLIKLQTEFENFDCRNEEIQLKIEKDFKYMPEDFSMIKLNKEKGIIIFDGKNRIENIPKKAFDYKIGTRSALDWIIDYYKPKKLNPQKELHHKTLIENGLNSYDYKNIREYLFELIPKVINISVETVDIFKELEKLN; translated from the coding sequence ATGTCCGAAAACGCTATTGAAAAATATTACAATGAAATAAAAGAAGCCGAGCTAAACGGCATGAATAACGAACAGAATATAAGAGAATATTTTTACGAACTCTTAAAAAATTATACGAATTCGCAAAATCTTAAAATTGAAAGAGAAACTAAAGAATTTGTTTTTGAAAACGGACAGAAGAAAAATATATTTCTTGACGGCAGAATAAAAAAAGAAAATATGGTTATAGGTTGGGTTGAGAATAAAGACGCAAAAGACGATTTGAATAAAGAGATTAAAAATAAAAAAGAAAAACAATATCCTTTGCTTAATACAATATTTGAAAATTCAAAAGAGCTTGTTTTATTTCAAGACGGTAAAGAAGTTATAAGAGTAAATATGTCTAAAAGCGAAGAGCTTGATAAAGTTTTAATTAAATTCGTTAGTTTTAGACCTGAAGAATATAAAAAATTTCAAGATGCATTTAATAATTTGAAAAGAATACTTCCCGACCTTGCCAAAGATTTGAGAGAATTTTTTAAAGAAGAGAAAAAGATTAATAAAAAATTTAAAGAGAATTTAAAAGAGTTTACGAAAAAGTGCCAATTAAGTATAAACAATAATATAACCGAAGAACTTGCAATTGAAATGATAATTCAACATATGCTAACAAGAGATATTTTTGTTATATTTTTTCAGAATGCAAATTTCCACATGAATAATATTATTTCAAAATCAATAAGCAATATTTTAACGCATATTAATCAAAAAAGTTTTGAAATAACCGAAAAAATTAAATCATATACCGATTGTTTAAGTTCTTATACTAAAACAATTACAAAAGACGATAAACAAGATATTTTAAAAACTTTTTACTCCGATTTTTATAAAGCGCTTAATTCTAAAAAAGCGGATGTTCAAGGAATAGAATATACTCCAATTCAAATAGTTAAATTTATGGTTGACGCTTCTGAAGAACTTTTATATAAACATTTTAACAAAAAATTATCGAGTAGAGATGTTAATATTTTAGACCCTTGTTCTGGGACGGGAATTTTTATGGCGGAAATTATTAATAGAATCAATTTAAAAGATTTGGAATATAAATATAAAAACGAATTATTTTCAAACGAAATTGATATAATGCCTTATTATATTTCAAACCTAAATATTGAAAACGCGTATTTTGAGAGAACGAATAGCTATGAGATATTTGAGAATATATGTTTTTTAGACACTTTGGAATTTCAAACAAAATTAGGAAATAACGCGCTTTTTGGAATGGAAGAATTTAGCGAGGGAAATGTTAAAAGAGCGGTTAGACAATACGAAAAGAAAATAAATTTAATAATCGGAAATCCGCCTTATAACGCCAATCAAAAAAGCGAAAACGACAATAATAAAAATAAAGTTTATATAGATTTGGATAAAAGAATAAAAGACACTTATGTTAATTTAAGTTCCGCTCAAAAAACTAAACAATACGATATGTATAAAAGATTTATTCGTTGGGCATCCGACAGAATAAAGAGCGAAGATGACGGAATAATAGCTTTTATAACAAACAACGCTTATTTAGATTCTCGTCAGGATGACGGATTTAGAAAAAGCGTTCAAAAAGAATTTGATTATATTTATATTATAGATTTGAAAGGCAATGCAAGAAAACGAAATAAAAGCGAAGGCGGAAATGTTTTTAATATTCAAACGGGCGTTGCTATAATGTTTTTGATTAAAAAAGGCGTTTCAGAAAAGCAAAATAAAATTAGTCCTTTAAATCAGAAAAAAGCGAATATAAAATATTATAATATCGGCGACTTTTTAAGCGGCGATAAAAAATTAATGTCTCTTCAACAAGATATTTCATTTTTTGATTTTGAGGATATAATTCCCGACAATAAAGGGCAATGGCTTAATCAAACTAATAACGATTTTTACGAGCATACCGCTTTGATTGATAAAAATGTTAAGAATCAAAAAGTCGGCAAGGCAATAGAACAGAAAGCGATTTTTAAATTATTTAGTTTAGGAATTGCAACAAACAGAGACGATTGGGCTTATGATTTTGATAAAGAACAGTTGGAAAAAAAGATAAAATATTTTTTAAAGATTTATAATAAAAATAGAAATTCATTTAAAGGAATTGATTATTTGGATGAAAATAAAAATGATAATTTGGATTATTCTATAAAATGGAGTAGAGATTTAAAAAAAGATTTGGCTTCAAATAGAGAATACAAATTTAATAAATCTAATATTAGAAAATGTTTATATCGCCCTTTTGTATATTCTAATTTATATTTTGACGATGGCGTAATTGATGTAAAAGGAATTAATAATTCTATTTTTCCAAACGAAAGTTTTGATAATATTAGTTTAATTTTAACTGCTCCAGAAAAATTATGGAAATTTGCTAATTTAGTAAGCATAAAATTATTAGATTTACATGTATTTACACCTTCTGGAACTATAAACGCTCCTTTGTATGTTTACGAAAACGGAGAAAAGAAATTAAATATTACCGATTATGCGATAAAAGAATTTCAAAAGAAGTATAAAGATAAAGCTACGGCGGAAAATATTTTTGCTTATTGTCATGCCGTTTTATCGTCTCCAAAATATCAAAAAGAATATGAAGAAAATCTTAAAATCGATTATCCAAGAATTCCGCTTTATAAAAATTTTGATAGATTTGTAGAGCTTGGAAAAAGATTAATAAAATTGCAAACGGAATTTGAAAATTTTGATTGCCGAAATGAAGAAATACAATTAAAAATTGAAAAAGATTTTAAATATATGCCCGAAGATTTTTCTATGATAAAATTAAATAAAGAAAAAGGAATTATAATATTTGACGGAAAAAATAGAATTGAAAATATTCCGAAAAAAGCTTTCGATTATAAAATCGGAACAAGAAGCGCTTTAGATTGGATTATAGATTATTATAAACCTAAAAAATTAAATCCTCAAAAAGAACTTCATCATAAAACTTTAATTGAAAACGGTTTAAACTCTTACGATTATAAAAATATTAGAGAATATTTATTTGAATTAATTCCTAAAGTTATTAATATAAGCGTTGAAACTGTGGATATTTTTAAAGAATTGGAAAAATTAAATTAA
- a CDS encoding 3-oxoacyl-ACP synthase III family protein: MKRAYIKEIAYYVPEKILDNKYFESILDTNNEWIITRTGIETRRMAREDETIFEMGINAVNNLQNKGVDLTVVDTIITPTVTKDYIFPSMAGQIQKALGLKNCFAFDMSAACSGYVYAMNTATALIESGQSKNILIVCSEKLTKDINWKDRGTAILFGDAATASLITSREDGKGVLAIDMQSEPDLTIMLNGGSVCPIRAEDFDGADFKIHMEGGETFKRAVIEFSNSIDRVLEKANKKLSDVNFFVPHQANLRIIQAVAKRIGLPIEKVSITLNKFGNSSSTSIGLALTDALDNNKIKEGDLVLFTAFGGGFTWGSTLMIW, translated from the coding sequence ATGAAAAGAGCATATATTAAAGAAATAGCATATTATGTCCCTGAAAAAATTTTGGACAATAAATATTTTGAAAGCATTTTAGATACAAATAACGAATGGATAATAACTCGCACGGGAATAGAAACAAGAAGAATGGCAAGAGAAGACGAAACCATATTTGAAATGGGAATAAACGCCGTTAATAATCTTCAAAATAAAGGAGTAGATTTAACCGTTGTCGATACAATAATAACGCCTACCGTTACTAAAGATTATATTTTTCCTTCAATGGCAGGGCAGATTCAAAAAGCTTTAGGATTAAAAAATTGTTTTGCTTTCGATATGTCGGCGGCTTGTTCGGGTTATGTTTACGCTATGAATACGGCTACGGCTTTAATTGAAAGCGGACAATCGAAAAATATTTTAATCGTATGCAGTGAGAAATTAACTAAAGATATAAATTGGAAAGATAGAGGAACTGCAATTTTATTTGGAGATGCAGCCACAGCTTCTTTAATAACATCTCGAGAAGACGGAAAAGGAGTTTTGGCTATAGATATGCAAAGCGAACCCGATTTAACTATAATGTTAAACGGCGGAAGCGTATGTCCGATAAGAGCGGAAGATTTTGACGGAGCGGATTTTAAAATACACATGGAAGGCGGAGAAACTTTCAAAAGAGCGGTTATAGAATTTTCAAATAGCATTGATAGAGTTTTAGAAAAAGCTAATAAAAAATTATCGGATGTTAATTTCTTTGTTCCGCATCAAGCTAATTTAAGAATCATTCAAGCGGTTGCAAAAAGAATCGGGCTTCCTATTGAAAAAGTTAGCATAACTTTAAATAAATTTGGAAATAGTTCTTCAACGAGTATTGGACTTGCTTTAACTGACGCTTTAGATAATAATAAAATTAAAGAAGGCGATTTAGTTTTATTTACGGCTTTTGGCGGCGGTTTTACTTGGGGTTCTACTTTAATGATTTGGTAA
- a CDS encoding PTS sugar transporter subunit IIC, whose product MNEKFTAFMENKMMPIMAKASANRYLNAIKDAFLLATPFIIIGSFVLLLFNLPMQDTENFLYFKPYDDFAKAFSGDYIQIFNVSMGIMSIFVAFGVGYSLAGYYNSDKVTNGLLSLYAFLLVSAKSLAVTIVGAASDLLFVAEESRVAVLDARYMDAKGLFVAIIAGILSVEISRFLVNKKLTIKLPDSVPPAISKSFEILIPVAVISILFQIVNVIIQKNMLIMVPDLIMKILKPLLNLSDGLFAIIIILLLIHILWFCGIHGANVLNVVVPAIVYTNLAINQEALSMGQALPKVFAGEFMNCFVYIGGAGASLGLCIGMLMSKNAHLKSIGKLSIVPGFFNINEPIMFGVPIVMNPIFAIPFILTPIINATISYTFMKLNIITRIVALVPWTTPSIIGSFISTNLNFLAPLLIVCLIILDYIIYKPFLNMYIKELEKEETKS is encoded by the coding sequence ATGAACGAAAAATTTACGGCTTTTATGGAAAACAAAATGATGCCAATAATGGCAAAGGCATCGGCAAACAGATACTTAAACGCGATTAAAGACGCTTTTTTATTGGCGACTCCTTTTATTATAATAGGTTCTTTCGTGTTGCTATTATTTAATCTTCCGATGCAGGATACTGAAAATTTTTTATATTTTAAGCCTTATGACGATTTTGCAAAAGCGTTTTCTGGCGATTATATACAAATTTTTAATGTAAGTATGGGAATAATGTCTATATTTGTGGCTTTTGGAGTAGGCTATTCGTTAGCAGGATATTATAATTCCGATAAAGTTACAAACGGATTATTATCTTTATACGCTTTTCTTTTAGTATCGGCAAAATCTTTGGCTGTAACTATTGTTGGAGCCGCTTCCGATTTATTATTTGTAGCGGAAGAAAGCAGAGTTGCAGTTTTGGATGCAAGATATATGGATGCAAAAGGTTTATTTGTCGCTATTATAGCTGGAATTTTATCGGTTGAAATATCAAGATTCTTGGTAAATAAAAAATTAACAATAAAATTGCCCGATTCAGTTCCTCCTGCAATATCTAAATCTTTTGAAATATTAATTCCCGTAGCGGTAATTTCAATATTGTTTCAAATCGTAAATGTAATAATACAAAAAAACATGTTGATTATGGTCCCAGATTTAATAATGAAAATATTAAAACCGTTGCTTAATTTATCGGACGGACTTTTTGCGATAATTATAATACTGCTTTTAATTCATATTTTATGGTTCTGCGGAATACATGGAGCAAATGTTCTTAATGTCGTAGTTCCCGCTATCGTATATACAAATTTGGCAATAAATCAAGAAGCTTTATCTATGGGACAAGCTCTACCTAAAGTATTCGCGGGAGAGTTTATGAATTGCTTTGTTTATATTGGAGGCGCTGGAGCTTCTTTAGGCTTATGTATAGGAATGTTAATGTCTAAAAACGCTCATTTAAAATCTATAGGAAAACTATCAATAGTTCCAGGATTCTTTAATATTAACGAACCTATAATGTTTGGAGTTCCAATTGTAATGAATCCAATTTTTGCAATACCTTTTATTTTAACGCCTATAATAAACGCTACGATAAGCTATACTTTTATGAAGTTAAATATAATAACAAGAATAGTGGCTTTAGTTCCTTGGACTACGCCGTCTATTATAGGCTCTTTTATTTCTACTAATTTAAACTTTTTAGCTCCGCTTCTTATAGTATGTTTAATTATTTTAGACTATATTATTTATAAACCATTTTTAAATATGTATATAAAAGAATTGGAAAAAGAAGAAACAAAATCTTAA
- a CDS encoding PTS lactose/cellobiose transporter subunit IIA, giving the protein MNENDEKFMEENVFPIIGLAGESKSLAYEALRLAKENKFEEAYKKMEEADKIILQAHEYQTNLITREADGEKFNITMLFVHAQDHLMTAMSEKNLIKEIIEILKNNYENKK; this is encoded by the coding sequence ATGAATGAAAATGACGAAAAATTTATGGAAGAAAATGTTTTTCCAATTATAGGGTTGGCTGGAGAGAGCAAATCTTTAGCATACGAAGCCTTAAGGCTTGCAAAAGAAAATAAATTTGAAGAAGCTTATAAAAAAATGGAAGAAGCGGATAAAATTATACTTCAGGCGCATGAATATCAAACTAATCTCATAACGAGAGAAGCGGACGGAGAAAAATTTAACATTACTATGCTATTTGTTCACGCGCAGGACCATTTAATGACGGCTATGAGCGAAAAAAATCTTATAAAAGAGATTATAGAGATATTGAAAAATAATTATGAAAATAAAAAATAA
- a CDS encoding DUF871 domain-containing protein, translating into MRELGISVYPFHSKMEDNKSYIDLASKYGFTRCFMCLLSVQDSKEDIIKEFSEIINYAKDRGIKTTLDISPAVFKYLNISYDDLSFFYKLGAWAIRLDLGFSGNEESLMTYNDYDLKIELNMSADKPYLDTIMSYFPNTDNLIGCYNFYPHAYSGFNRDLFKSSMNRFKKYSISSSAFVNAQEGTFGPWQVDDGICSLEEHRNMPIEIQAMDLFSLGVDAVFIANCYANEDSFKKLNDLDKRLITFKAKLIKDIPETEKKIILEELHQNRLDASEYFIRSSNPRDKYRGKEFNLFNAVENIKRGDILIDSSKYGSYAGEMQIALKDMKNTGRTNIVGHICEEYLFLLDYIKPAQRFKIKE; encoded by the coding sequence ATGCGAGAGTTGGGAATTTCCGTTTATCCGTTTCATTCAAAAATGGAAGATAATAAATCCTATATAGATTTGGCTTCAAAATACGGTTTTACAAGATGTTTTATGTGCCTTCTTTCAGTTCAAGATTCTAAAGAAGATATAATAAAAGAATTTAGCGAGATTATAAATTATGCCAAAGACAGAGGAATAAAAACTACTTTGGATATTTCGCCAGCCGTATTTAAATATTTAAATATATCTTATGACGATTTAAGTTTTTTTTATAAATTAGGAGCTTGGGCTATAAGACTAGATTTAGGTTTTAGCGGCAACGAAGAAAGCTTAATGACTTATAACGATTACGATTTGAAAATAGAATTAAATATGAGCGCCGACAAACCTTATTTGGATACAATAATGAGCTATTTTCCAAATACAGACAATTTAATAGGATGTTATAATTTCTATCCTCATGCATATAGCGGATTTAATAGAGATTTATTTAAAAGTAGTATGAATCGTTTTAAAAAATATTCTATAAGTTCTTCGGCTTTCGTAAACGCTCAAGAAGGAACTTTTGGACCTTGGCAAGTAGATGACGGTATTTGCTCATTGGAAGAACATAGAAATATGCCTATAGAAATTCAAGCTATGGATTTATTTTCTTTAGGAGTTGATGCCGTATTTATTGCGAATTGTTATGCAAACGAAGATTCTTTTAAGAAGTTAAACGATTTGGATAAAAGATTAATAACTTTTAAAGCGAAGTTGATTAAAGATATTCCCGAAACGGAAAAGAAAATAATTCTTGAAGAATTGCATCAAAACAGACTTGACGCTTCAGAATATTTTATAAGGTCTTCAAATCCAAGAGATAAATATAGGGGAAAAGAATTTAATTTATTTAATGCCGTAGAAAATATAAAACGAGGAGACATACTTATCGATTCTTCAAAATATGGAAGTTATGCGGGCGAAATGCAAATAGCTTTGAAAGACATGAAAAATACGGGAAGAACAAATATCGTAGGGCATATATGCGAAGAATATTTATTTTTGCTAGATTATATTAAACCCGCTCAAAGATTTAAGATTAAAGAATAA
- a CDS encoding PTS sugar transporter subunit IIB, with protein MKKILLLCSAGMSTSILVKKMKESAEKRNIEAEIEAVSTARFYELLDSYDIFLLGPQVKFQKAEFQAKAKEKNKPLDVIDLKDYGMMNGEKILDFALNLKVE; from the coding sequence ATGAAAAAGATTTTGTTATTATGTTCGGCAGGAATGTCGACAAGTATTCTCGTAAAAAAGATGAAAGAGTCCGCAGAAAAAAGAAATATAGAAGCGGAAATAGAGGCGGTAAGCACGGCAAGATTTTATGAATTACTTGATAGCTACGATATATTTTTGCTCGGTCCTCAAGTGAAATTTCAAAAAGCCGAATTTCAGGCAAAAGCTAAAGAAAAAAATAAACCTTTGGATGTTATCGACTTAAAAGACTACGGAATGATGAATGGCGAAAAAATATTAGATTTTGCTTTGAATCTAAAAGTAGAATAA